From one Eulemur rufifrons isolate Redbay chromosome 23, OSU_ERuf_1, whole genome shotgun sequence genomic stretch:
- the LOC138373954 gene encoding haptoglobin isoform X2 produces MRVHVCVRVRACARCKAGRPALHSFLHSLCSALGAVVALLLWGQLFAVDLNNDATDMTDDGCPKPPEIANGYVEHSVRYQCKQFYQLRTEGDGVYTLNREKQWTNKAVGEKLPECEAVCGKPKNPVDQVQQILGGFLDAKGSFPWQAKMVSRHNLTTGATLINEQWLLTTAKNLFLNHTEDAKAKDIAPTLRLYVGKNQPVEIEKVVFHPNYSQVDIGLIKLKQKVPVNERVMPICLPSKDYAEEGRVGYVSGWGRNANFQFSEFLKYVMLPVADRTKCVMHYEGSTVPEKKTHKSPVGVQPILNEHTFCAGMTKYQEDTCYGDAGSAFAVHDLEQDTWYAAGILSFDKSCAVAEYGVYVKVPSILDWVRTTVANN; encoded by the exons atgcgtgtgcacgtgtgtgtgcgtgtgcgcgcgtgTGCACGCTGcaaagcagggagaccagcttTGCACTCCTTCCTGCATTCTCTCTGCAGTGCCCTGGGAGCTGTTGTTGCCCTCCTGCTCTGGGGACAGCTTTTCGCAGTGGACTTGAACAATGATGCCACAGACATGACAG aCGATGGCTGCCCAAAACCCCCCGAGATTGCCAACGGCTACGTGGAGCACTCGGTTCGCTATCAGTGCAAGCAGTTCTACCAGCTGCGCACTGAGGGGGACG GAGTGTACACCTTAAACCGTGAGAAGCAGTGGACGAACAAAGCTGTTGGAGAGAAGCTTCCTGAATGTGAAGCAG TATGCGGAAAGCCCAAGAATCCAGTGGATCAGGTGCAGCAGATCCTGGGTGGATTTCTGGATGCCAAAGGCAGCTTCCCCTGGCAAGCTAAGATGGTTTCTCGCCATAATCTCACCACAGGCGCCACATTGATCAATGAACAGTGGCTGCTGACCACGGCTAAAAATCTCTTCTTGAATCATACGGAAGATGCCAAAGCAAAAGACATTGCCCCTACTTTACGACTCTATGTGGGGAAAAATCAGCCTGTGGAGATTGAGAAGGTGGTTTTCCACCCTAACTACTCCCAGGTAGATATCGGACTCATCAAACTCAAACAGAAGGTGCCTGTTAATGAGAGAGTGATGCCCATCTGCCTGCCTTCCAAGGACTATGCGGAAGAGGGGCGTGTGGGTTACGTGTCTGGCTGGGGCCGAAACGCCAACTTCCAGTTTTCTGAGTTTCTGAAGTATGTCATGCTGCCCGTGGCTGACCGAACCAAGTGTGTGATGCACTATGAAGGCAGCACAGTGCCCGAAAAGAAGACACACAAGAGTCCTGTAGGGGTGCAGCCCATACTGAACGAGCACACCTTCTGTGCGGGCATGACCAAGTACCAGGAAGACACCTGCTATGGCGACGCTGGCAGTGCCTTTGCTGTTCACGACCTGGAGCAGGACACTTGGTATGCGGCTGGCATCCTGAGCTTTGATAAGAGCTGTGCTGTGGCCGAGTACGGCGTGTACGTGAAGGTGCCTTCCATTCTGGACTGGGTTCGGACAACCGTAGCCAACAACTAA
- the LOC138373954 gene encoding haptoglobin isoform X1, which yields MRVHVCVRVRACARCKAGRPALHSFLHSLCSALGAVVALLLWGQLFAVDLNNDATDMTDDGCPKPPEIANGYVEHSVRYQCKQFYQLRTEGDGKTYSVTVLYTHPRPDVSMVDGIGVAGQEVHGFVTSSFRFLFWLISFLVSGVYTLNREKQWTNKAVGEKLPECEAVCGKPKNPVDQVQQILGGFLDAKGSFPWQAKMVSRHNLTTGATLINEQWLLTTAKNLFLNHTEDAKAKDIAPTLRLYVGKNQPVEIEKVVFHPNYSQVDIGLIKLKQKVPVNERVMPICLPSKDYAEEGRVGYVSGWGRNANFQFSEFLKYVMLPVADRTKCVMHYEGSTVPEKKTHKSPVGVQPILNEHTFCAGMTKYQEDTCYGDAGSAFAVHDLEQDTWYAAGILSFDKSCAVAEYGVYVKVPSILDWVRTTVANN from the exons atgcgtgtgcacgtgtgtgtgcgtgtgcgcgcgtgTGCACGCTGcaaagcagggagaccagcttTGCACTCCTTCCTGCATTCTCTCTGCAGTGCCCTGGGAGCTGTTGTTGCCCTCCTGCTCTGGGGACAGCTTTTCGCAGTGGACTTGAACAATGATGCCACAGACATGACAG aCGATGGCTGCCCAAAACCCCCCGAGATTGCCAACGGCTACGTGGAGCACTCGGTTCGCTATCAGTGCAAGCAGTTCTACCAGCTGCGCACTGAGGGGGACGGTAAGACCTACAGTGTCACTGTGCTCTACACACACCCCCGCCCAGACGTTTCCATGGTGGATGGGATTGGCGTGGCTGGCCAGGAAGTTCAC GGTTTTGTGACCAGTAGCT TTCGGTTTCTCTTTTGGctcatttctttccttgtttcaGGAGTGTACACCTTAAACCGTGAGAAGCAGTGGACGAACAAAGCTGTTGGAGAGAAGCTTCCTGAATGTGAAGCAG TATGCGGAAAGCCCAAGAATCCAGTGGATCAGGTGCAGCAGATCCTGGGTGGATTTCTGGATGCCAAAGGCAGCTTCCCCTGGCAAGCTAAGATGGTTTCTCGCCATAATCTCACCACAGGCGCCACATTGATCAATGAACAGTGGCTGCTGACCACGGCTAAAAATCTCTTCTTGAATCATACGGAAGATGCCAAAGCAAAAGACATTGCCCCTACTTTACGACTCTATGTGGGGAAAAATCAGCCTGTGGAGATTGAGAAGGTGGTTTTCCACCCTAACTACTCCCAGGTAGATATCGGACTCATCAAACTCAAACAGAAGGTGCCTGTTAATGAGAGAGTGATGCCCATCTGCCTGCCTTCCAAGGACTATGCGGAAGAGGGGCGTGTGGGTTACGTGTCTGGCTGGGGCCGAAACGCCAACTTCCAGTTTTCTGAGTTTCTGAAGTATGTCATGCTGCCCGTGGCTGACCGAACCAAGTGTGTGATGCACTATGAAGGCAGCACAGTGCCCGAAAAGAAGACACACAAGAGTCCTGTAGGGGTGCAGCCCATACTGAACGAGCACACCTTCTGTGCGGGCATGACCAAGTACCAGGAAGACACCTGCTATGGCGACGCTGGCAGTGCCTTTGCTGTTCACGACCTGGAGCAGGACACTTGGTATGCGGCTGGCATCCTGAGCTTTGATAAGAGCTGTGCTGTGGCCGAGTACGGCGTGTACGTGAAGGTGCCTTCCATTCTGGACTGGGTTCGGACAACCGTAGCCAACAACTAA